The Nitrosospira multiformis ATCC 25196 region TAACGCTGCGGCAGAACATTGCGCGGCGGCGACCGCCGTTTCGTTATTGTTTGTTATGCGCACCACTTCATCGACCCGCGGCAGAAGTTCATCCAGTGTTCCTGCGTGTGCGGCCACCAGTGATGGGATCGCTGCCAGGGATGGATGCTGGTCGTCGTCCGGCCCGGAGGCCGCCGGGAAATCCCGCGGCTCCAAAGGTAACAATGTGCGCAGCGTGAGGCGAGTAGGGGAATCGATATACCCCACGTATTTCCCGCCCGGCCCGAAGCAGGCGCGATATTCGCTCTGATACTCGACCCGGTTGAACCGCCCGTGCCTTGCCAGATGCTTCAGCATCAGCAAGCAAACCTCTCCATAGGAGCTTGACTCGCCGGATGTCTTTCCGCCATGTGCAAAGTATCCCTTTACCCCGGCATAATTTGCCTCCTCCGGCTGCAGAAATACGAGGCCCCGTGGACCCCGAGCTGCTTCGATCTCCGCGATGCGGGCAGGATCATAAATCCAGTGTAGCCCGAGGGCAGCGCTGTCCGCTACCAAAGCGCCAAGAATCGCCTCACTGTTCAGACTCTTCATTCTTCATACCCTTTCAGGCTCCTGAGACCGGAAATCCGATACATCGCCGGATATCTATCGGCTGATCTCTTCTTCTACCGGCAACCGTCGGGCTTCATCTTCCAGCATGATGGGAATTCCATCCCGGATGGGGAATGCCAGCCTGTCGGCCTTGCAGATGAGTTCGTTTTCAGGCTTCCGGTACAGGAGCGGTGATTTGCATAGGGGGCATACCAGAATGTCGAGCAATTTCGGATCCATAATTCAGCCTCAATTTTAAGATTTCACCTCAATCGGTTGCTTCCAATAAGCCGAGCTTTCTGTTTTTCATCGGGCTCCCGGCGCTATTCCCGATTCCGGGTGGTGAAAGTGATACGATTATATCCCGCCATCCGCGCCGCCTCCATCACGGTGATAACCGACTGATGCGTTGCCTGGGCATCCGCGTTGATGACTATCACAGGATCCACCCGACTGCCAGCCGCGCTTCGTAATTCCTCCTGCAGTTGCACGACATTCCGAAACTGGAGAGGCATCCGGTTGATCATGTAGTTCCCTGTCGCGCTGACCGAGATATCGATGACATTCGACTGCTCGCTGGATTTTTCGGAGGAGGCTTGCGGCAAGGTGATTTCCAGTTCCGAAAACTTGGAATAAGTGGTGGTTATCATCAGAAAAATCAGGATGACAAGCAGCACGTCGATCATCGGGACCAGATTGATTTCAGGTTCTTCCTTGTTTCTGCCGCGCTGAAAATTCATGGCCGGGAGTTGGTGGAATACGGAAGCAGTGATAGAAGAAGCAGTTTCAGGTGTGCGGATTATGACGGATCAGGTAGCTGTTCCCAGTAATCAACCTTTTCTGTCGCCATGGATGATTTCCACCAGTTTCAATGCCTGCAGTTCCATCTCTACTACCAGCTCATCCACCTTGGCACGGAAATACCGGTAAAACATGATACTGGGAATGGCTACAAGGATGCCAAAAGCGGCATTATAAAGGGCTACGGAGATGCCATGCGCCAGTTGCGCCGGATTGTTTCCGCTGACAGGCGTGTTTGAGCCGAATATTTCGATCATGCCCACCAGTGTCCCCAGCAGACCCATCAACGGGCTTATGGAGCCGATCGTTCCCAGGGTGGTGAGATAGCGTTCCAGCTGATGGGCAACGGCACGACCGGCTTCTTCTATGGATTCTTTCATGACTTCCCGCGTACTGGTGTCATTTTTCAGTCCCGCAGAAAAAATCTGACCGAGGGGAGAATGCTTCTGGAGACGGGTGAGCATTTCGGAAGACACGCCCGCTTCGCGGTACTCACGCACGACCAGAGGCAAGAGATTCCGGGGTGCCACCACGTTGAGGCGCAGTGCCCAGATACGCTCGCCGATGATGGCTACCGCGACGATGGATGCCAGAATGATCGGCCAGATCGGCCAGCCGGCAGCTTGAATCAACGCGAACACGCGGGAGCCTCCTCGGTAAAAATACAGAAATCGAACCTGAATCAGAGTAGATCAGGTCTTCAGGAATCGTCTTAATGTAGCTTGCTGCTGTGATTTCAGCAAGGATGAAAGGTTTTTATTGTCCACAATTGCTGTGGATAAGTTTGTGGGTAATATGCAGATAGAGCCATTAAGTCGCCCTTCCATAACAACTTTTTCTGATTAGACTAATTTTTGAACTTATTACAATTCATTTTAAAACATGGGGTTATGTCATATCCGGATTTCATGCGGGTTGGCGCCGCATAATATGCTATTTTCGTGACAAGTGTGGATTATTGTAAAATGTCAAGATGAATCACGTTCTGGAAATGGGTTTCGAGCGGGCGGTCATGAGCGTAAGCGAATTGAACCGCAATGCCAAGGAGTTGCTGGAGCAGGCTTTTCCATTATCCTGGGTGGCTGGCGAGATCTCCAATATCAAGTGCTATGGCTCCGGCCACTGGTATTTTTCCCTGAAGGATGAGATTGCTCAGGTGCGCTGTGTCATGTTCCGGGAAAAAAACCAGTATCTTGATTGGCAGCCTCGGGATGGCATGCGGGTGGAAGTGCGCGCCCTGGTAACGCTATATCATGCGCGCGGCGATTTCCAACTGAACATCGAGACTATCCGCCACGCCGGACTCGGTTCGCTGTTTGAAGCTTTCGAGCAACTCAAGGCGAGGCTTGGAAAAGAGGGGTTGTTCGATTCTGAGCGCAAGAAACCATTGCCAGAGTTTCCAAAGCAGATCGGGATCATCACTTCTCCTGCCGCCGCGGCGCTGCATGATGTGCTGTCCACCTTGCAGCGGCGTATGCCTTCCGTGCCCATAATCGTTTATCCAACGATTGTTCAGGGCGCTGGCGCTTCAGTAAGGATCGCGGGCGCCATTCAAACCGCTGCAAGCCGGGCTGAGTGCGATGTACTGATACTGTGCCGCGGGGGTGGCTCTCTGGAAGATCTGTGGGCTTTCAACGAGGAGGTTGTGGCACGCGCAATCGCGGCTTGTTCCATTCCCATTGTCAGTGGAGTGGGTCACGAAACCGATTTTACCATTGCGGATTTTGTTGCGGATGTCCGCGCGCCCACGCCGACTGGCGCATCCCAGCTCGTGTGCCCGGATCGCGCAGAAGTGGCGAGATGCGGAGAAATTCTTCGTGGACGCATGTACCGCGCGATGCAACGGCGCATCGAAAGCCGGATGCAGCATACGGATATGCTGGGGTGCCGTCTGGTACATCCGGGAAAGCGCATCGAAGCACAACTGGCGCAGCTTGCGCGTTTGCGCGAACGCCTGGAAAGCGCATGGCTACGTCACGCGAAAGAGAGGCACTGGCGCTTGCGCGAGCTCCAGCAGCGCATGAAGATTGCCCGGCCCGACATCCCACGGCTGGAAGGGCGCCAGCAGCAACTCGGTCTACGCCTTCAGCGGGCGATCGCATCCCGGATTGAAACTCTCGGCATGCACTTGCAGCGCAGGGAAGCAAATCTTTCCCATCTGAATCCGGATTCCGTTCTGGCGCGAGGCTACAGTATTGCTTATACCTCCGATGGCACGGTATTGAGAAGAAATGATCAGGTCGATGTTGGCGATGTCATCCGCGTGACGTTTGCGAAAGGATGGAGCAAGGCGTCCGTGATGGAGAAGGGCGAGTAGCGGGAATGCGCCTGCAGGATCGCACTCCATGACCTTCCGCCGAGTCTGGACATTCAGCCAAGGGTGGTGCAGACTTGACCGTTGGCGGGATTGGATTGTGCAGAATCGCATCGAACTCCCGTTCTCCCGCAGGGGAGAGATAAGTTTTTCCCGGATAAAAAGACGTTATGGAGATAGTTGCCATTCAATTCCGTTTATATGTTTCTGCCACTGATCTCTGCCACTGAATCCTATCAGCTCTTTCCACAAAAATATGTCTCCAAAAATCTTTCTCACGCTGGGCGCAGTCAATGCATTTCTCTGCGTCGCTTTGGGTGCGTTCGGCGCGCACGGCCTGAAGCAGACGCTCTCCGCTGATATGCTGGCCGTATACCAGACCGGTGTGCAGTATCATTTTTATCATGCGCTCGGCCTTATCGCAGTGGGTCTCGTGCTGTTTCAGTTTCCCGCTTCCAAATGGGTGGCGTTATCCGGATGGCTGATGTGTGCCGGAATTGTTCTGTTTTCTGCCAGTCTTTATGCGCTGAGCCTCACGGGCATACGCGGACTTGGCGCCATCACCCCATTGGGCGGCGTGTCATTCCTCACAGCGTGGGCCCTGCTTGCCTACGGCTCGTGGACAGCAAGATAAACCCATTTTTGCGAGTATCCGGGGATCAGGTTCCCCTGATATCGTGACCCGCCTGCATTCTGTCATCCTGTGACGCTTCATCATTTTTTTGCTCCCTGTCCCCGTGGCGTGGAATCCGGGCTCGTTGCCGAGTTGGAGTGCCTCGGTGCTTCTGCCATAAATCCTCAGGATGGGGGCGTGGAATTTCAGGGGGATTGGGATACGTGCTATCGAACCAATCTGGAAAGCCGTATCGCCAGCCGCATTCTCTGGCGCGTTGCAAGCGAACCTTACGCTACCGAAATTGACGTATATAAAGTTGCGCGCCAGTTACCCTGGCACGATTGGTTCTCTCCGGCGCTTACAATCAAGGTCAACGTGGCTGCCATCAGGTGTCCGTTGCAGAGCCTGGATTTCGTTACGCTCAAGATCAAGGATGGAGTCTGCGACAGGTTCCGCGAAGTTGCCGGCAACCGGCCGAGTGTCGATACCGTGCAACCTGACATCCGGATTCACGGCTTTCTCGATGCCCGCAGGATTTCCTTGTATCTGGACACCTCCGGTGACGCGTTATTCAAGCGTGGCCTGCGAAAGAATACCGGGGAGGCTCCCCTCCGGGAAAATCTTGCTGCAGGAATTTTATCGCTGGCAGACTGGCGCCCGGGAATTCCGCTGCTTGATCCCATGTGCGGGAGCGGAACCTTTCTGCTGGAAGCGGCACAAATTGCCCTGAATATACCCCCAGGGCTGGGACGAAGTTTTGCTTTCGAAAAGCTCAGGATATTCGACAAAAAACGATGGGAGCAGATCAGAAAGGCGGCAATTGCAGGGCAGAAGACGAAATCTCAGCAACCGATATTTGGCAGCGATTTGTATGGCAATGCGATTGCTGTGGCCCAGGCCAATCTCTCCGCTGCCGGACTTTCTGAAGCAGTTACTCTCAAGCAGGCGAACGTGCTGGAATTGTCCGCTCCGGCATCTTCCGGCTTTCTTGTCACCAACCCCCCCTACGGGGTGAGATTGGGGGAGCAGAAACAGCTCATGGAGTTTTATCCGAAACTCGGCGACGTGCTTAAGAAGAAATTCAGCGGGTGGAATGCCTACATCTTGACTGCTGATCCACAGCTTCCCAAGCTCATACGTCTGACAGCCTCGCGTCGTATTCCGCTCTTCAACGGTGCGCTGGAGTGCCGCTTACTGGAATATAAAATTGTATCGGGCGGGATGCGCAAAACGAAAAAAACCGCCACCGGTGAGCCAGGACGAGTAACGGGAGCCGAGCATGAGTAACCCCATGAGGCCGGTACGAAGCATATTGCTGGCGATCTTCACCGGTTGCGCGGGCCTGATCGGCTACGCGCTTTATCTGCAACTCGTGGAAAATCTTTTGCCATGCCCGCTTTGTGTCGTGCAGCGTATGGCCTACTGGCTGATAGGCTTGACCGCGCTGGCCGGTTTTTTTCATACTCCGGAAACGACCGGTCGCCGCATCTATGCCGGCCTGATGGCAGTCTTTGCGTTCACCGGCGGGCTGGTTGCCTTGCGTCAGGCTTGGCTCGTCCGCTACCCGGAAGCATTCGAATGCGGTATCAGCCCTGAAGAAGCGTTTCTGAACGCGCTGCCGCTGGCACGATGGTGGCCCGTCATGTTCGAAGCAAACGGCGATTGCGCCGATGTCACATGGAAATTTGCTTCGCTTACTCTTCCGGATTGGTCCGCAATTTTTTTCATGATCCTTGCCGCGCTCTCGATTTATGTCCTGCTCGTCCGCGAAAATCAGCGCGAGTGATACACTAACAGCCTCCTGAATTCTTCGTCCGCCGTTCGCCCTGAGCTTTTTGACAGGCTCGTTTAAGAGGGCCTGAGTCGATCAGGGCAGGACAAGAATATTGCGAGGAGCAAGGTTCTGCCTGCAGCGTCTCCTTGAAAAATTGAACTCCCATCCCTATATATGATCCATCTCTGATACAAGGAAACGGAACTGTCCATGAAGCGAATTTTTCTATTTGTAGTTACCAATCTGGCCATCTTGCTGGTGCTGAGCATCACATTGCGCTTGTTGGGTGTTGATCGCATGCTTGACGAGCAGGGTGTGGGTATCAATTACAATTCACTGCTTGTCATGGCGGCAGTAATCGGTTTTGGCGGTTCGCTGATTTCGCTGGCCATGTCCAAGTGGAGTGCGAAACGCATGACGGGTGCGGTCGTGATCGAGCAACCTTCCGATCCGACCGAGCGCTGGCTGGTGGAAACTGTCCGGCGGCAGGCTGAGCGCGTGGGTATCGGTATGCCGGAAGTGGCGATCTACGAGGCACCGGACATGAATGCCTTTGCAACCGGCATGAACCGCAACGAGGCATTGGTGGCGGTAAGTACCGGCTTGCTTCAGGCTATGACAAAAGATGAAATCGAGGGAGTGCTGGCGCATGAAATAAGCCATGTTGCCAACGGCGATATGGTGACACTTGCGCTGATTCAGGGTGTCGTCAATACCTTCGTGATTTTTTTATCGAGAGTCATCGGCCATTTCGTGGACAGGGTCATATTCAAAACCGAGCGGGAGTACGGCCCCGCCTTCATGGTTACCACACTGATCGCCCAAATGGTACTTGGGATATTGGCGAGCATCATTGTAATGTGGTTCAGCCGCCAGCGTGAGTTTCGTGCGGATGCGGGTGGAGCGCAGCTGGCTGGACGCAACAAAATGATCGCAGCGCTTGAACGCCTGCAACGCCGGCACGAGCCCTCCCAGTTGCCGGAGCGGTTGGAAGCATTCGGTATTTCCGGAGGGGAAGGGGGTCTCAGAACCCTGTTCATGTCTCATCCGCCTCTTGAAGTGCGTATTGCAGCGCTTCGCGCGATGACCTGATCGGCATGAAATAAAAAGGGCGGAAGCATAACATGCTTCCGCCCTTTTTTGCGCCCCGTCAGTTCTGACGGGTCAGGTTCGACAGGCTTTTACTTTCTTGTTCCTTCGCGCGGTTCAAATTTCCTCTTCATCCTCCGTATCCTTCGGGGGATTCCCGTCATACACCAGATTTTGCCGTCTCTGGAGATAGGCATCCCGGATAAACTCGTATTTGTCTAGGGAAGCTTCTTCCAGGGTTTTTTCGGATTTGAGCAGATCGGCGCGAGCGTCCGTAACCTTGGTGGAGCCCACTATCGGACCTATAAAGGGTGCGACGAAAAAGCTGCCCACAAATACAGGGTCGGTCACGGTGTCAATGACGCGTCCCCCCGCATCCCGGGTGGAGCTGGGTCCGAGGAAGGGCAAAACGACATACGGTCCGCTTGCGACGCCATAATGACCCAGAGTCTGCCCGAAATCCTCATTATGCTTTTCCAGACCAATACCGCTTGCCAGATCCACGATGCCGGCGAGACCAAGCGTGCTGTTCACCACGAACCGGGTGCTGCTGGTGAGCGCATTGCTGAATTTGAGCTGCAAAAGATTATTCAGCGTGATCGGTATATCACCGAGATTGGCGAAAACATTTCCTACTGCCGTTTCAAGGGGGTCCGGCATTATCCATCTGTATCCCCTTGCAACCGGCCTCATGACGTAATCATCAACCGATTCATTGAATGAAAATATCTTGCGGTTGACGGGTTCCCACGGGTCTTTTTTACTGTAGGTCGGGTAAGTGGCAGGTGGAGCCGCATTTTTGAATACAGGTCCCTCAATCGCTTCTGTTGGCCTGTTATCATCAACAGAAGCGGTTTTGGCGGTCGAAGCGTTCTTCTCTGCGGGAGCGCTTCCATCAGCCGTGGTGTCCTCAGCCATGGCCCCACCGTTGAGGAGAGACCCAAGAAGTAACGGCAATAATAGAGGAGAAGGTTTGACAGAGCGTGCCATAGTCAAGGTAAATCCTGAAGTTGACAGGGAATGTTTTTTCGCCATTATATGGCTAATTTCAAGCAAGAAAACACTTTTTTTCTCGCTCAATCCTGAGGCTTTTTCCGGGATGTTTGTTCATGCTTCATCTGCTTTACGACGCGCTTTTCACGATCTTAACGTTCTCTCCCCTGTCCCTCTTCCACCGGTGAGAGAAGGAGATTGAGATTCGATAATCGGGCCTTTTGCTGGCTATCCAGTCTTTTGCGCCGGAGAGGGAAATGAAGAGTAATGAGAGCTTCCTGCAAACATGGCTTTCGTTAATCCTCATGCAAGAACGGTAAACGTTGGCGAGTCTGAAATTATTCGACCACTCGTACCGTGAGTTCCAGATCCTCCTTTCTTCCCGGTGTGCGAGAGGAGTGGGAGAGAGTGGAAAGAGTGACAACGTACCAGAAGCGCACTGTACGCTATTCAGCTTCTATGCAGCGCGCCGGGAGAAATCCTTAAGGCGAAAACCGAGCAGCCATAAGGTAACAAAGTAGCTCGCCGCCCCGATCATGACGACTCCTGCCAACCGTACCCCTCGCACTGCCGCCGTATCCGTCAGCCACGAAACATCGGTGCCTGAAGCAAACCATAATATGGTTCCCATCATCGCCAGGGCTGCCGATATTTTTGTCATAAAGATGCCCCATCCTGGTTGAGGCTGATAAATCTGATGACGCCGTAATTTGTAATAGAGCAGGCCCGCATTGATACAGGCGCCCAATCCGATGGCAAGCGCGAGCCCGGCGTGTCGCAGCGGTATGATGAAGGCGAGATTCATCAACTGGGTCGCGACAAGCGTGATGAGGGCTATTTTTACCGGTGTCTTGATGTTCTGTCTTGCGTAGAAACCAGGGGCCAGCACTTTCACCAGAATCAGCCCCAGCAGGCCCACGCTGTACGCGATGAGGGCATTGCGTGTCATCCAGACATCATTGGCCGAGAATTCGCCGTGATGAAACAGTGTCGTGATAAGCGGCGTGGCAAGCAGCGCCAGCGCCAGCGCCGCCGGCAGCGTCAGCAGCATGGTCAGGCGCAAACCCCAGTCAAGCAGCCGGGAATATTCATCCGTGCTGTTGTCGGCATAGTGCCGCGACAAGGACGGCAGCAGGACCGTGCCGAGCGCAACACCCAACAGACCGGCGGGAAACTCCATTAGCCGATCCGCATAATAAAGCCAGGAAACGCTGCCTGTGACAAGAAAGGAAGCAAATATCGTGTTGATCAGCAGGCTGATCTGGCCGATAGACATGCCGAAAACAGCCGGTCCCATTTGCTTGAGAACACGCCATGCACCATTGTCGGGGGATTTCAGGCGCGGGCGCGGCATCAATTTGAGGCGCATGAGGAACGGTACCTGGAAGGCAAGCTGGAGCACCCCCCCGATGAATACCGCCCACGCGAGCGCCAGCACTGGCGGGTCCATGAGGGGTGCCAGCCATAGCGAGCAGCCGATAAACGACAGGTTGAGCAGGGCCGGAGTCAGGGCAGGCACTGAAAATCTGCTCCAGGTGTTGAGGATGCCGCCAGCCAGCGACACGAGCGAGATGAACAGGATGTAGGGAAACGTGATCTGCAGCAGTTCCACCGTAAGCTCGAATTTCCCGGGGCTTGCCGTGAATCCTGGCGCACTTACATAGATGACCAGCGGTGCCGCAATAACGCCTGCCAGCGTGACCGCAAATAGCGCGATGAACAGCAGCGTTGCGACATGACTTACCAGCTCGCGCGTATCTTCGGCTGTGCGGCGATTCTTGTATTCGGCAAGTATGGGCACGAACGCCTGAGAAAACGCCCCCTCGGCGAACAGCCGGCGCAACAGGTTGGGGATACGGAATGCCACAAAGAAAGCATCGGTTTCGACGCCTGCGCCAAAAATGCGGGCAATGATGACATCCCGCGCAAATCCCAGAATGCGGGATATGAACGTCATCCCGCTGACGGTGACAAGGGCTTTGAGCAGATTCATGGATGCGTATGTTAACTGAATACTTGAGGTTTAGGGTCGCTTCACCATGAGTCGTTCTTCACTGCCGTTCCCCGACAGGCGCAAATCAGGACAAATGCTGCAATGGATAGCAACAAAAGGCAGAGTTGTCAGTTTTCTTGCAATCAGGCGTAAACATCCGTATCATTCGAAAATTTTCCGCAAAGGGTAATCCGAGGAATTTTCATGGCCAACAGCGCACAAGCAAGAAAACGTGCTAGACAGAATATCAGTCATCGTAACCGCAACATGAGTCTGCGCTCGGAATTGCGCACAGCGATCAAGCATGTAAGAAAGGCGATCGGATCGGCTGACAAAAATACTGCCCAGGCTGCATATCAGGCGTCTGTCGCTACCATAGATTCGATTGCGGACAAGGGAATCATTCACAAGAACAAGGCAGCCCGTCATAAAAGCCGTCTCTCGTCAGCCATCAAGGCGATGGCCTGATCGTTCAACTCCCAACAAAAAAGCCCGGGAATCACCCGGGCTTTTTTGTTGGTGCTCCTTTTGTCGATGGTTTAGCACTTACCCGATCCATGGGGAGTATGCAAAAGTCTCGCCTCGAGCAGGAAAGGACCGGTCTCGAGGGGAGGGGGTTCGCATGGGTGTCGGCATTAGCGGTGATTACGTGGATTCAGCGGAATTAGGTAGCGGAAGCGAGGGGGCATCTTCTGGTCCTGCGGTATCGGAAGCTTTCGCCCTCCGGTTCCCGGTCGACTCTGTCAGAGTCGATACCAGATCCATCGGTACTGGAAAAATAACCGTATTGGATTTGTCGCCCGCAATTGTCGTAAGCGTCTGGAGATAGCGCAGTTGCATGGCGCCGGCCTGCCGCGACAGCGTTTCTGCCGCCTGCATGAGTTGCTCCGATGCCTGTAATTCACCCTCGGCGTGAATCACCTTGGCGCGACGTTCGCGTTCCGCTTCCGCCTGCCGGGCAATAGCCCGTATCATGGATTCGTCAATGTCCACATGCTTGATCTCGACATTGGATACCTTGATGCCCCAGGCGTCGGTCTGAATGTCCAGCACTTTCTGGATATCCATGTTGAGTTTCTCGCGTTCCGCCAGCATTTCATCGAGTTCGTGCTTGCCCAGTACCGATCGCAACGTGGTTTGCGCGAACTGGCTGGTGGCGGCAAGAAAGTTCTCCACCTGGATGATGGATTTTTGCGGATCGACCACGCGAAAATACACCACGGCACTGACTTTCACCGAGACGTTGTCGCGTGAAATGACGTCTTGGCTCGGTACGTCCATCACCACCGTGCGCAGGTCAACTTTCACCATTTTCTGAATCCCTGGAATGATGATGATCAGGCCGGGGCCTTTCACCTTGTAGAAGCGGCCGAGCAGGAACACGACACCCCGTTCATATTCGCGCAAAATGCGGAATATCGAGAATAGCGCGAGGATAAGAATGAGGGCGAGCGTGCCGAATACCGAATTGGCGAGCATAAGTGTCTCCTGGTTATTTTTCTGCTGCGGTTACATGCAGGATGAGGCCGTCGATTCCGGTCACACGCACCTTCTGGCCCCGAACCAGCGGTTGGGCGGAGTGCACGGTCCACAACTCGCCGCGGATACGCGCCATGCCGTCACCGGAAGTGTCTTCCAGCATTTCTCCCACTGAGCCGACCATATGCTCCTGACCACTCAGCAACGGTTTCCGGCGGGTCTTGAGCGCCATGCCGATTACTGAAATCAGGAACAGGGCACTGGCGAAGGCTACTCCGCCGACGAGCGTCCAGGGGATACCGAAACCGGGCGCCTCACTGTCAATCAGCATCAGGGAGCCCACGACGAAAGCGATAATTCCGCCGATACCGAGGGCCCCGAAGCTGGGCAGGAATACTTCGGCCACCATGAACCCGATCCCGAGCAGGATCAAGGCAAGTCCGGCATAGCTCACCGGCAGTAACTGGAAGGCATACAGGGCGATAAGCAGGCAGATGGCGCCTGCCACGCCGGGTAGCACAAAACCGGGGTTGGCAAACTCGAAGAACAGTCCGTAAATGCCGATAAGCATCAGGACATAGGCGACGCTTGGATTGGTGATGATGGCGAGCAGCCGCGTGCGCCAGTCGGGTTCCACGACTTCCATGGTGGCGGAAGTGGTATCGAGCTTACGGTCCTGGCCCAGTACGTTCACTTGCCTGCCATTGAGCTGCTTCAGCAGATCCGCGATGTCGGTAGCGATATAATCGACAACTTTGAGGTGCAGCGCTTCGGAGGCCGACAGACTGACCGCTTCGCGGACGGCTCTTTCCGCCCATTCCACATTACGCCCGCGCATTTGCGCCAGGCCGCGTATGTACGCCGCAGCATCATGAATCATTTTGCGGGACATTTCGTCCTTTACGGGAAGCTGGCCTTCTTTTTCCGGATTTTGCGCGCGGTTCTCGCCTGATTTCGGTTGGGGCCTGGGTTCAGGCTCTGATCGGGGAAAGCCACCCATTTCTATTGGGGTTGCGGCACCCAGGTTGGTGCCCGGAGCCATCGCGGCGATATGGCTGGCATACAGGATATAAGTGCCGGCACTGGCTGCCCGAGCCCCACTCGGCGCCACAAAAGTCGCCACGGGCAAGGGTGAAGCCAGGACACCGCGGATGATCTGCCGCATGGAAGTGTCGAGGCCTCCCGGCGTGTCCAGTTGTAACACCACAAGCAGCGCGTTCTCGTTCGCGGCGCGTTCCAGTCCGCGCTGGATGAAATCGGCGCTGGCCGGAGCAATGGGGCCATCG contains the following coding sequences:
- a CDS encoding ADP-ribosylglycohydrolase family protein; amino-acid sequence: MKSLNSEAILGALVADSAALGLHWIYDPARIAEIEAARGPRGLVFLQPEEANYAGVKGYFAHGGKTSGESSSYGEVCLLMLKHLARHGRFNRVEYQSEYRACFGPGGKYVGYIDSPTRLTLRTLLPLEPRDFPAASGPDDDQHPSLAAIPSLVAAHAGTLDELLPRVDEVVRITNNNETAVAAAQCSAAALFNLLHGMPMPQALAHALPLAGSVLRPLLEEALSMSKPDGVGATQRFGSACHVTEGLPVVFHIAQTASDYRSAVETNIRAGGDSCGRSIMLGALMAAHAARQSTCEFPVPFQWLARYRKFMEAADACAAIQ
- a CDS encoding Trm112 family protein; protein product: MDPKLLDILVCPLCKSPLLYRKPENELICKADRLAFPIRDGIPIMLEDEARRLPVEEEISR
- a CDS encoding ExbD/TolR family protein → MNFQRGRNKEEPEINLVPMIDVLLVILIFLMITTTYSKFSELEITLPQASSEKSSEQSNVIDISVSATGNYMINRMPLQFRNVVQLQEELRSAAGSRVDPVIVINADAQATHQSVITVMEAARMAGYNRITFTTRNRE
- a CDS encoding MotA/TolQ/ExbB proton channel family protein; the encoded protein is MFALIQAAGWPIWPIILASIVAVAIIGERIWALRLNVVAPRNLLPLVVREYREAGVSSEMLTRLQKHSPLGQIFSAGLKNDTSTREVMKESIEEAGRAVAHQLERYLTTLGTIGSISPLMGLLGTLVGMIEIFGSNTPVSGNNPAQLAHGISVALYNAAFGILVAIPSIMFYRYFRAKVDELVVEMELQALKLVEIIHGDRKG
- the xseA gene encoding exodeoxyribonuclease VII large subunit, producing the protein MNHVLEMGFERAVMSVSELNRNAKELLEQAFPLSWVAGEISNIKCYGSGHWYFSLKDEIAQVRCVMFREKNQYLDWQPRDGMRVEVRALVTLYHARGDFQLNIETIRHAGLGSLFEAFEQLKARLGKEGLFDSERKKPLPEFPKQIGIITSPAAAALHDVLSTLQRRMPSVPIIVYPTIVQGAGASVRIAGAIQTAASRAECDVLILCRGGGSLEDLWAFNEEVVARAIAACSIPIVSGVGHETDFTIADFVADVRAPTPTGASQLVCPDRAEVARCGEILRGRMYRAMQRRIESRMQHTDMLGCRLVHPGKRIEAQLAQLARLRERLESAWLRHAKERHWRLRELQQRMKIARPDIPRLEGRQQQLGLRLQRAIASRIETLGMHLQRREANLSHLNPDSVLARGYSIAYTSDGTVLRRNDQVDVGDVIRVTFAKGWSKASVMEKGE
- a CDS encoding DUF423 domain-containing protein, encoding MSPKIFLTLGAVNAFLCVALGAFGAHGLKQTLSADMLAVYQTGVQYHFYHALGLIAVGLVLFQFPASKWVALSGWLMCAGIVLFSASLYALSLTGIRGLGAITPLGGVSFLTAWALLAYGSWTAR
- a CDS encoding THUMP domain-containing class I SAM-dependent RNA methyltransferase, yielding MTLHHFFAPCPRGVESGLVAELECLGASAINPQDGGVEFQGDWDTCYRTNLESRIASRILWRVASEPYATEIDVYKVARQLPWHDWFSPALTIKVNVAAIRCPLQSLDFVTLKIKDGVCDRFREVAGNRPSVDTVQPDIRIHGFLDARRISLYLDTSGDALFKRGLRKNTGEAPLRENLAAGILSLADWRPGIPLLDPMCGSGTFLLEAAQIALNIPPGLGRSFAFEKLRIFDKKRWEQIRKAAIAGQKTKSQQPIFGSDLYGNAIAVAQANLSAAGLSEAVTLKQANVLELSAPASSGFLVTNPPYGVRLGEQKQLMEFYPKLGDVLKKKFSGWNAYILTADPQLPKLIRLTASRRIPLFNGALECRLLEYKIVSGGMRKTKKTATGEPGRVTGAEHE
- a CDS encoding disulfide bond formation protein B codes for the protein MSNPMRPVRSILLAIFTGCAGLIGYALYLQLVENLLPCPLCVVQRMAYWLIGLTALAGFFHTPETTGRRIYAGLMAVFAFTGGLVALRQAWLVRYPEAFECGISPEEAFLNALPLARWWPVMFEANGDCADVTWKFASLTLPDWSAIFFMILAALSIYVLLVRENQRE
- the htpX gene encoding protease HtpX, with amino-acid sequence MKRIFLFVVTNLAILLVLSITLRLLGVDRMLDEQGVGINYNSLLVMAAVIGFGGSLISLAMSKWSAKRMTGAVVIEQPSDPTERWLVETVRRQAERVGIGMPEVAIYEAPDMNAFATGMNRNEALVAVSTGLLQAMTKDEIEGVLAHEISHVANGDMVTLALIQGVVNTFVIFLSRVIGHFVDRVIFKTEREYGPAFMVTTLIAQMVLGILASIIVMWFSRQREFRADAGGAQLAGRNKMIAALERLQRRHEPSQLPERLEAFGISGGEGGLRTLFMSHPPLEVRIAALRAMT
- a CDS encoding VacJ family lipoprotein codes for the protein MAEDTTADGSAPAEKNASTAKTASVDDNRPTEAIEGPVFKNAAPPATYPTYSKKDPWEPVNRKIFSFNESVDDYVMRPVARGYRWIMPDPLETAVGNVFANLGDIPITLNNLLQLKFSNALTSSTRFVVNSTLGLAGIVDLASGIGLEKHNEDFGQTLGHYGVASGPYVVLPFLGPSSTRDAGGRVIDTVTDPVFVGSFFVAPFIGPIVGSTKVTDARADLLKSEKTLEEASLDKYEFIRDAYLQRRQNLVYDGNPPKDTEDEEEI